The following nucleotide sequence is from Synechococcus sp. CBW1004.
CCACCGAGCAGGAGGCCCGCCAGCAGCAGGCTCACGGCCGGTCCAGCGGCGGCCACAGCGAGGGCGCCCAGGGCGGTGGAGCATTCACGCTCGACGCTGGCCACTCCCCCCAGCAGAAACAGGGTGATGCTGCGGACCTGCACCCCCTGGCGCAGGGCGACGAGCGAATGGCCCATCTCGTGCAGCAGCACCGACACGAACAGCAGGAGTGCCGTCAGGAAGGCAATCAGCCAGAGGGCCTGGGGTGAGGCCGCTGCGCCGAGGCTGGTCCGGTACTGATCCGCGAAGGCGAGGGTGGCCAGCAACAGGATGATGAACCAGCTGGGATGGATCCGAAGCGGAATCCCCCGGATGGTGAACAGTTGCCAGCCTTCGCCCACGGGCACCGATGCGTCGGAGCCCCAGGCCGCACCTGGAGCAGATGGGCTGATCCTAGAAAGGGAACCCCTGCCGCGAGTGCTGGATGCCTCCCCGGCTCAAGATCTGTGGCCTGCGCCGCAGCGATCAGGCCCAGGCCATCGCCGCCCTGGGGGTCTCGGCCATCGGCGTGATCGGGGTGCGCTCCTCCCCCCGCTATCTCGATGCTGCCTCTCGCAGCCAGCTGTTTGAGGGGCTGGCAGAGGCCTTCCCCCGGTGTCGTCGGGTGCTGGTGGTGGCTGATCCCGATGCGCAGGAGATGGCTGAGCTGGGGCGGCACCCGGGCCATGACGTCCTGCAGCTGCACGGCGGGGAAAGCCCCAGGCGCTGCGCCGAACTGCGCGACAGCCTGGGACTGGAGATCTGGAAGGCGCTGCGCATCCGCTCGCCGGACGATCTGCACCGAGTCGCGGACTACGCAGACAGCGTCGATGCGTTGCTGCTGGATGCCTGGGCGGCTGATCAGCTCGGCGGCACCGGGCAACGCCTGCCGATCGAGTGGCTGGAGGGCTTCACCGCCAGCGTGCCCTGGTGGCTGGCCGGAGGGGTGACGCCGGAGGCGGCGCCTGAGATCCTCAGGCGCGTGCACCCGGATGGCCTTGACGTCTCGAGTGGGGTGGAGAACGCCCCAGGGGACAAGAACCTGGAGCGTGTCAAGGCACTGGTGGCCACTGCTGGCCTCAGCGGATCAGCAGGGACTCCTGCTGTTTGACCAGCTCAAAGAACTCGGCCTTGAGGCTGGGGTCGTGGCGGAAATCGCCGCGGACCACCGAGTTCACCATGCTGGTCTGAGGCTCCTTCACCCCACGCCACTTCATGCAGTAGTGCTGGGCCTTCACCAGGATGGCCAGACCCTGGGGAGCGCAGAGGCGTTCGATTTCATCCGCCAGGATCATCACCGCTTCCTCCTGGATATGGGGGCGGGAGAAGACCCAGTCGGCAACGCGCGAGAACTTGGAGAGGCCGATCACCCGCTCACCGGGCTTGATGCCGATCCAGCAGGTGCCGAGAATCGGCACCAGGTGATGCGAACAGGCCGAACGAACGGTGATCGGACCAACGGTATAGATCTCGTCGAGCTTCTTGACGTTGGGGAAACTGGCGATCTTCGGCTGCTTGTGATACCGGCCCTTGAACACCTCATGCAGATACATGCGAGCAACACGCTCAGCTGTTTCTTCGGTGTTGTGGTCGTTATCGATATCGATCACCAGGCTGCGCAGGAGCTCGCGCACCTTGCCGGCCACCTCGATCTCGAGTTGCTCGAGTTCGCCTTCACGCAGACTGTCTGCGATGTTGTCATTGGCCAGAAAGGGAGTCCCCGCCTCCTGCAGCCGCTGGCGCAGGCGTGCGCTGATCGGCAGCGGCAGCGATTCGGACGAAGCGGCTCGGGCGCCGAGGCTTGAGGGGAGGGTTGAAGTCATGGGAGGGTTCAGAAGGCGCCGGCCGTCGGCATGAGGGTGAGATCTTCCACCACCTGGGTGGGGGGCTGCTGGGCCAGCACCAGCAGGGCTTCCGCTGCCTGGTCGGCGGGAAGCATGGCACGCCGATCAAAGGAACTGTCGACGGTTTCGCTGTCCCAAAGTGGTGTATTCACCGAACCGAGGGTGAGGGTGCAGACCCGGACGCCATGGGGGCGTTCCTCCTCGGCGAGGCAGCGGCTGAACGCCTGCAGCGCCGCCTTGCTGGCGCAGTAGGCACCCCAGTCAGGGAAGGCGTTGCGGGCGGCATGGCTGCTGACATTGATGATCAGGCCTCCCGTTTCGGCGTCGCCACTGCGTCGGAGCAGGGGCAGGACCGCCTGAGAAACCTGGAAGACACTGGTGAGATTCAGCTGCACAAGCCACTGCCATCGCTCAATCGGCATGGTGGCGAGAGGTCCGGTCCAGGCGGCCCCGGCGTTGTTGATCACCACGTCCGGGATCAGCCCCTGACTGCAGAGATGTCGGATGCCGGCGGCGATGCTGCTGGGATCCGACAGATCCAGGGATGCGGTGCGTACCTGGCGGCCCTGGTGACGCAGCTGTTCGGCGAGGGCCTCGAGCTGTTCTCCGGAACGGGCCACCAGCAGGAGATCGAAGCCGGCGGCCGCAAAACGGCGGGCCGCTGCGGCGCCGATGCCCCTCGAGGCGCCGGTGATCAGGGCAACGGGCAAGACAGGTGGTCGTGGAACAAAACCTTAAGGCACTGCCAGCGATTGCGTGGCTTCCCCTTCCACGAAGCGACCCATCCTGCGGAATTTCTGGTAGCGCTGCTCCAGCAGCTCCCGCTCAGGAAGTGACTTCAGCTCGTTCAGGTGCCCCAGCAGTGCGGCCTTCAGGGTTTCGGCCGCCTGCAGTGGTGCCCAGTGGTTGCCTCCGGCCGGTTCCCGAAGGACCGTGTCGATCACGCCCAGCTGCAGCAGATCGGCGCCGGTGATCCGCAGCGCTTCGGCAGCCACCGGGGCCTTGGCGGCATCGCGCCAGAGGATCGAGGCGCAGGCCTCGGGGCTGGCCACCGTGTAGACGCTGTGCTCAAACATCAGCAGCCGATCGGCCACGCCGATGCCGAGCGCGCCGCCGGAACCGCCTTCGCCGATCACGGTCGCCAGGATCGGCACGCGCAGGCGGAACATCTCGCGCAGGTTGACGGCGATCGCCTCGCCCTGACCCTGTTCCTCGGCAAGCACGCCGGCATAGGCCCCTGGTGTGTCGATGAAGGTGAGGATCGGCAGGCGGAACCGGTCGGCATGTTCCATCAGCCGCAGAGCCTTGCGATAACCGCCGGGCGAGGCCATGCCGAAGTTGCGGGCCACGTTCTCCTTGGTGTCCCGCCCCTTCTGATGGCCGAGCACCAGCACCGGCTGGTCGCCGATGCGGCCGATACCGCCCACCAGAGCCTTGTCGTCGGAGCCGCGCCGGTCGCCGTGCAGTTCGATCCAGCTGTCACAGATCAGCTGGATGTAGTCGAGGCAGCTCGGACGCTGCGGGTGGCGGGCCACCTGGATCTTCTGCGCCGGGGTGAGGTTCTGGAAGATCTCCTCGCGGCGACGCGAGGCCAGGGTTTCAAGCTGCAGCAACTGCTGGCTGACATCGACCTCCGAATCGCGGGCCAGTTGCCGGATCTGTTCGATCTGTTCCTCGAGCTCGAACAGCGGCTTCTCGAAATCGAGCAGAGCGCGGCGGGCCATGGCGGGAACGGCGGGGATCGGAGGGGGAGAGGAGATGGTGGCGACGACGGCCGATGGGCAGGATGACGACGGTCGTGGAGGGGGCAGAACCGTTGGGGGAGAAGGGAATCCCACCGGGTGGGGGCACGAAGACCGCTGACGTCAGAGTCAGGGGTTGCACATTCAGTCTGGGATAGCCCCGCAGTGGCGACTCGGGCCCAGACCTGGCCATTGAGGGTGCAGCCTGGCGTGGCGGTGCTTCAGACGGCCGCGAGTTCCTGCTGACGGGCGGGATCGAGTCCGAGCGCCTGGAAGCCATGACGCAGGGACGCCTCGCCGATGCGCTCCATGTTGGCGAGGGTGATGTTGTTGCGTCCCCAGCTGAAGTTGGTGTGGATTCCTTCAAATTCCAGCAGCATCGCTTCGGCGAAACAGGCGAACAGCTGGCGGCGTGGATTGGCCATTTCGGCCACCTCCATCATCTGCCAGCCCAGATCCTGCCAGAACTCGACGATGCCCCCCTTGATCACATGCACGCCTTCGCCGGCGAAGCGGATGTCGAGATTCTTGGGATACCCCCCATCGATCATCAGACAGGGCTTCTTCAGGTTGGCTGGATCGATCGCCAGACCCTGGGGCAGGCTGGCCACCCAGACCACCACATCCGCCTCAGGCAGAGCGTCCTCAAGAGAGAGGACGCGGCCTTCGCCCAGTTCGCTCTGCAGGTCAAGGAGGCGTTGCTGCTGGCGCGCCACCAGCAACAGCTCACCCACCCCGGTGCGCTGCAACCAGCGGCAGACGGCGCTGCCGATGTCGCCGGTGGCGCCGACCACCGCCACCCTGGCCTTGTCGAGCTCGATGCCGAGCAGGGGGGCATTGCGCTCGACCTGCTGGCAGATCACCCAGGCCGTGTGGGTGTTGCCGGTGGTGAAACGCTCCCACTCCAGGGTGGTGCTGCGGATCTGCTGTTCCTTGAGCAGGTTGAAGTTCTCGAAGATGATCGAGGTGAAGCCGCCCAGAGCCGTGATCGCGATGTCGTTCTTCTGGGCCAGCTCCATGGCGCTGAGCACCTTGCGCCGGGCGGTCTTGAAGCGGCTCAGCATTTCGGGAACGAACACCGAGTCGATGTAGGCGCCGTCAATCTGTTGGCCGGTGCGGCTCGTGACGGTGACGGTCTCCACCAGCTGCGGGGGGGCGACGCACCACATGTCGAAATCCCCTTCGGCGTATTCGGGGTAGCCGAGCTGGAGGGCCTTGCTCCGCGCCTCCTCAAGGCTGGTGGAATGACCGATCAGGCCGAACATGCGCGCTGCACAGGGGACGTTCCGGCTGCGGCGCCGGTGGGATGCCGGTTCATGTAACCGGCGTCACAGTTTGCCACGGCTGGATCGGGCACAGCACTGGCCCCGCCTGCGGATCACCGGCGGAGCCAGGGGGAGATGCGGTCCGCAGTGGCTGGACCTGGACCGTGGGCGTCAGCCCACGAGGGCCGCCATGGCGAAGCGGGCGATCTCGCGGGAGGTGAAGCCGATCTCGGTGAGGGTCTCCTGGTAGGAGGCCATGAAGTCGGCCATCAGGTCTTCCTTGTCCATCTGCAGGTTGGCGGCGTCATCCGCCACCTGCTCCAGCATGCGGCGCACCAGGGGGAGGTTCTCGCGGTTGGCCTGCTCGAGCTCCTCACGCACGGTGTCGAGGTTGGCCTTGAGCCACTCCTGCCCGTAGTTGAGATGGGTGTATTCATCCTTGACGACCGCCTCGGTGATCTTGCGGGCGAAGGGATCGGAGACGGGAATGTAGATGTGATAGGCCGAGATGGCGAAGGCCTCGATCAGGATCGCCTGGATCAGCAGGCAGGTGGTCACCTTGCCTTCCCTCAGAGCCTTCTGGAAGTTGTCGCGCAACGGCTGGAAGAAGTCGCGGGCGAACGCCATGTCCGCCGTGACGCCGAGGTTCTGGCCGCAGGCCGTGAAGCCCTTCTTGTGTTTCAGCTCCATCCGCGCCAGGCGGGCCAGCTCCTCGGCATGCTCCGGGATCAGGCTGCCGAGGGCGATGTAGTTGTCGTGGGCTTCCTGCTCGCCCTCGATCACGATCGCGTTGATGCGGCTGTAGGCGTCCTTGTAGGCGGCCGAACTGAAGTCGGGCAGGCCTTCGTCGCTGACCTGATTCGAACCCTGCGGTTCCTGAAGGGAGGGGAGGGTCGCCATGAAACGGGACGGAAACGATCGGTGGATCGTAGTCAGCCCGCTCCGCCCCGCGGCGGCCATTCGCTTCGCAGCAGGGATTCCAGCCGCCTCCTCCAGCCCTCGACCAGCCGCACGAACAGCGCCTCACCGAGCTCTGCGGAGGCCCCCTCGGCGCTGCCGATCACACCGCTGGAGCTCAGTTCACCGGTCAGCCAGCTGCAGGGCACGGCACCCTCGAGGCTCCATCCTTCGGGAGCTGGGATCCCCGGGACCTCGACCGGCCGCTGGGCCCCGGTGCTGCCCGGCTCCAGGTGCAGCATCAGGCTCGTCTCGGCCAGGCCGGCGTGCAGGCCCTCGCTGCGTTCCGGTTCCGGGATCAGCTCGGCGATCCCCTCCGGTCCGCGCCACAGGAAGCAGGGCAGCACCGCGAGGCGTGGGTGGCGCGAGCGCAGCTGCCTGGATGCGGTCTCAAGCAGGCCGATCTGGCCGCCGTGGGCGTTGAGCAGCACCAGACGTTCAAAGCCCGCGTCGGCCAGCTGGCCGCCGACGGCCTCCACCAGCGCGATCAGCAGCTCCGCCGGCAGCGTGAGAGTGCCGGGAAAGGCGAGGTGCTCCGGCGAAAACCCCAGCCACTGCACCGGCAGCAGCGAGAGCGGCAGGGCGGGATCCAGGCCTTCGGCCACCGCCGCTGCGACCCGTTCGGCGAACAGGGCGTCGGTGGCCAGGGGCAGATGGGGGCCGTGTTGCTCGAAGGCGCCCCAGGGCCACAGCACCGTGCTGCCCTTGCGAGCGGCCTGGCGCTGCAGCTCGGGCCAGGCGAGATGGGCGAGTCGTCGGTCGCTGGGCTCCATCAGAGGGGCTCGTGGGGCGTTGGGCGGTCCCGCGCCTGCCGCCAGGAGGCCCGGGACCGCTGCCTACAGTGTGCTGACCCCCTGCACTTCCGGGTGAACCCCATGGCCGGATCCGGCACCTCAGCGTCGCGTCAGCCCCGGAGCCCCGGACAGGCCACGCCAGCGGCCCCTCCGCGCAAGCCGCC
It contains:
- a CDS encoding phosphoribosylanthranilate isomerase, coding for MPPRLKICGLRRSDQAQAIAALGVSAIGVIGVRSSPRYLDAASRSQLFEGLAEAFPRCRRVLVVADPDAQEMAELGRHPGHDVLQLHGGESPRRCAELRDSLGLEIWKALRIRSPDDLHRVADYADSVDALLLDAWAADQLGGTGQRLPIEWLEGFTASVPWWLAGGVTPEAAPEILRRVHPDGLDVSSGVENAPGDKNLERVKALVATAGLSGSAGTPAV
- a CDS encoding long-chain acyl-[acyl-carrier-protein] reductase — encoded protein: MFGLIGHSTSLEEARSKALQLGYPEYAEGDFDMWCVAPPQLVETVTVTSRTGQQIDGAYIDSVFVPEMLSRFKTARRKVLSAMELAQKNDIAITALGGFTSIIFENFNLLKEQQIRSTTLEWERFTTGNTHTAWVICQQVERNAPLLGIELDKARVAVVGATGDIGSAVCRWLQRTGVGELLLVARQQQRLLDLQSELGEGRVLSLEDALPEADVVVWVASLPQGLAIDPANLKKPCLMIDGGYPKNLDIRFAGEGVHVIKGGIVEFWQDLGWQMMEVAEMANPRRQLFACFAEAMLLEFEGIHTNFSWGRNNITLANMERIGEASLRHGFQALGLDPARQQELAAV
- a CDS encoding creatininase family protein, which translates into the protein MEPSDRRLAHLAWPELQRQAARKGSTVLWPWGAFEQHGPHLPLATDALFAERVAAAVAEGLDPALPLSLLPVQWLGFSPEHLAFPGTLTLPAELLIALVEAVGGQLADAGFERLVLLNAHGGQIGLLETASRQLRSRHPRLAVLPCFLWRGPEGIAELIPEPERSEGLHAGLAETSLMLHLEPGSTGAQRPVEVPGIPAPEGWSLEGAVPCSWLTGELSSSGVIGSAEGASAELGEALFVRLVEGWRRRLESLLRSEWPPRGGAG
- a CDS encoding aldehyde oxygenase (deformylating); amino-acid sequence: MATLPSLQEPQGSNQVSDEGLPDFSSAAYKDAYSRINAIVIEGEQEAHDNYIALGSLIPEHAEELARLARMELKHKKGFTACGQNLGVTADMAFARDFFQPLRDNFQKALREGKVTTCLLIQAILIEAFAISAYHIYIPVSDPFARKITEAVVKDEYTHLNYGQEWLKANLDTVREELEQANRENLPLVRRMLEQVADDAANLQMDKEDLMADFMASYQETLTEIGFTSREIARFAMAALVG
- a CDS encoding SDR family oxidoreductase produces the protein MPVALITGASRGIGAAAARRFAAAGFDLLLVARSGEQLEALAEQLRHQGRQVRTASLDLSDPSSIAAGIRHLCSQGLIPDVVINNAGAAWTGPLATMPIERWQWLVQLNLTSVFQVSQAVLPLLRRSGDAETGGLIINVSSHAARNAFPDWGAYCASKAALQAFSRCLAEEERPHGVRVCTLTLGSVNTPLWDSETVDSSFDRRAMLPADQAAEALLVLAQQPPTQVVEDLTLMPTAGAF
- the folE gene encoding GTP cyclohydrolase I, which translates into the protein MTSTLPSSLGARAASSESLPLPISARLRQRLQEAGTPFLANDNIADSLREGELEQLEIEVAGKVRELLRSLVIDIDNDHNTEETAERVARMYLHEVFKGRYHKQPKIASFPNVKKLDEIYTVGPITVRSACSHHLVPILGTCWIGIKPGERVIGLSKFSRVADWVFSRPHIQEEAVMILADEIERLCAPQGLAILVKAQHYCMKWRGVKEPQTSMVNSVVRGDFRHDPSLKAEFFELVKQQESLLIR
- a CDS encoding acetyl-CoA carboxylase carboxyltransferase subunit alpha yields the protein MARRALLDFEKPLFELEEQIEQIRQLARDSEVDVSQQLLQLETLASRRREEIFQNLTPAQKIQVARHPQRPSCLDYIQLICDSWIELHGDRRGSDDKALVGGIGRIGDQPVLVLGHQKGRDTKENVARNFGMASPGGYRKALRLMEHADRFRLPILTFIDTPGAYAGVLAEEQGQGEAIAVNLREMFRLRVPILATVIGEGGSGGALGIGVADRLLMFEHSVYTVASPEACASILWRDAAKAPVAAEALRITGADLLQLGVIDTVLREPAGGNHWAPLQAAETLKAALLGHLNELKSLPERELLEQRYQKFRRMGRFVEGEATQSLAVP